A section of the Microbulbifer pacificus genome encodes:
- a CDS encoding DUF2970 domain-containing protein has translation MTDNNKDQKPSFGQVVLSTLAAAIGVQSNKNRERDFKGGSIKAYIAAGVIFTTLFVIALILVVKTVLSNMG, from the coding sequence ATGACAGACAACAATAAAGACCAGAAACCGTCCTTCGGCCAGGTGGTGCTCAGCACCCTGGCCGCCGCCATCGGCGTACAGTCCAACAAAAATAGGGAAAGGGATTTCAAGGGCGGCAGTATCAAGGCCTACATTGCCGCAGGAGTAATCTTCACCACACTCTTCGTGATCGCACTGATCCTGGTGGTGAAGACGGTTTTAAGCAATATGGGATAA
- a CDS encoding nitrite/sulfite reductase, with product MYQYDEQDHKLIRERVAQFRGQTERYLAGELSEEQFLPLRLQNGLYIQRLAPMLRIAVPYGLLNSTQVRRLAHITRKYDKGYAHFTTRQNVQLNWPNLEDVPDILAELAEVEMHAVQTSGNCIRNTTTDQFAGVARDELVDPRPYCELIRQWSTFHPEFAFLPRKFKIAVCGAAEDRAAIRAHDIGVQIVQNRQGETGFQVFVGGGLGRTPIIGVAIRDFLPEVHLLSYLEAIVRVYNQLGRRDNKFKARIKILVKALGAEEFARRVEAEWEQIKDGADELPPEAIEWSKRFFPQPAYKSVNGGHAEAVLRDQAGSDKAFSRWLERNTFPHRIPGYQAVTLSTKPTGIPPGDVTDRQLEAIAYLADEFSFGEVRVTHEQNVVLADVEQERLYELWQAARKHGFATPNIGTLTDMICCPGGDYCSLANAKSIPVAEAIQRKFDDLDYLYDLGDLHLNISGCMNACGHHHIGHIGILGVDKKGEEFYQIQLGGSANEKASLGTVLGPSFSRDQMPDTIGKILDVFVENRQPEELFIDTYNRIGLQPFKERVYAKAS from the coding sequence ATGTATCAATACGACGAACAGGACCACAAGCTGATCCGGGAACGCGTGGCCCAGTTTCGCGGCCAGACCGAGCGCTATCTCGCCGGTGAGCTGAGTGAGGAACAATTTCTGCCCCTGCGCCTGCAGAATGGCCTGTATATCCAGCGACTGGCGCCGATGCTCCGCATCGCGGTGCCCTACGGCCTCCTTAACAGCACCCAGGTGCGCCGCCTCGCACATATCACCCGCAAATACGACAAGGGGTACGCGCACTTCACCACCCGCCAGAATGTTCAGCTCAATTGGCCGAACCTGGAGGATGTCCCGGATATCCTCGCGGAACTCGCCGAAGTGGAAATGCATGCGGTGCAAACCAGCGGTAACTGTATCCGCAACACCACCACCGACCAGTTCGCCGGCGTTGCCCGCGACGAATTGGTAGACCCCCGCCCCTACTGCGAGCTGATTCGCCAGTGGTCCACCTTTCACCCGGAGTTCGCGTTCCTGCCGCGCAAATTCAAGATCGCCGTATGTGGTGCGGCGGAAGACCGCGCGGCCATACGCGCCCATGATATCGGCGTGCAAATCGTGCAGAACCGTCAGGGTGAAACCGGCTTCCAGGTGTTTGTCGGCGGCGGTCTCGGCCGCACCCCGATCATCGGCGTCGCCATCCGCGATTTCCTGCCGGAGGTGCACCTGCTCTCTTACCTCGAAGCCATTGTGCGCGTGTACAACCAGCTGGGCCGCCGCGACAACAAGTTCAAGGCGCGCATCAAGATTCTGGTGAAAGCGCTCGGCGCGGAAGAGTTTGCCCGCCGCGTGGAAGCGGAGTGGGAACAGATCAAGGACGGCGCCGATGAACTGCCGCCGGAGGCTATCGAATGGTCCAAGCGTTTCTTCCCGCAGCCTGCATATAAATCCGTCAACGGCGGCCATGCCGAGGCAGTCCTGCGCGACCAGGCGGGGTCCGACAAGGCGTTCTCCCGCTGGCTGGAGCGCAACACCTTCCCGCACCGGATCCCCGGTTACCAGGCGGTGACCCTCAGCACCAAGCCCACTGGCATTCCCCCGGGCGACGTTACCGATCGCCAGCTGGAAGCCATTGCCTATCTCGCCGACGAATTCAGCTTCGGCGAAGTGCGGGTTACCCACGAACAGAACGTGGTACTGGCAGATGTGGAACAGGAACGCCTGTATGAACTTTGGCAAGCCGCGCGCAAACACGGCTTCGCCACCCCGAACATCGGCACTCTGACCGACATGATCTGCTGCCCCGGCGGCGACTACTGTTCGCTGGCCAATGCCAAGTCTATCCCGGTGGCGGAAGCGATCCAGCGCAAGTTCGACGACCTGGATTATCTCTACGACCTAGGCGACCTGCACCTGAATATCTCCGGCTGCATGAATGCGTGTGGCCACCACCACATTGGTCACATCGGCATCCTCGGCGTGGACAAGAAGGGCGAGGAGTTTTACCAGATACAACTCGGCGGCAGCGCCAACGAGAAAGCGAGCCTCGGCACCGTGCTGGGCCCCAGCTTCTCCCGCGACCAGATGCCGGACACCATCGGCAAGATCCTCGACGTGTTCGTGGAAAACCGTCAGCCAGAAG